One window from the genome of Balaenoptera musculus isolate JJ_BM4_2016_0621 chromosome 3, mBalMus1.pri.v3, whole genome shotgun sequence encodes:
- the LOC118892552 gene encoding LOW QUALITY PROTEIN: 39S ribosomal protein L30, mitochondrial-like (The sequence of the model RefSeq protein was modified relative to this genomic sequence to represent the inferred CDS: inserted 1 base in 1 codon), with protein sequence MGVMTVPTLANSQKVVTIVNMTKARSFFCLVFPQWPIKRIITIFTAGILHSVGQRPAGRLQTVTKGIEPLICTDLIHHKFTRSRIPDKVFQPSTADHEKYGGDPKHLHQLHIVTRIKTRKRHPFGKKVTIKMLGLEKAPTPQVHKNIPSVKAKTKVVKHLLRIKIKSLKLPQGLPAEEDMCNACLMNTGELVVXWHLNPVDQGAIKS encoded by the exons atggGGGTGATGACAGTACCTACCTTAGCAAACTCTCAAAAGGTGGTCACTATTGTTAATATGACAAAGGCAAGGTCCTTCTTCTGCTTGGTTTTCCCTCAGTGGCCTATAAAGAGAATAATCACCATATTCACTGCGGGGATTTTGCACTCGGTAGGTCAGCGGCCAGCAGGCAGACTACAAACAGTGACAAAAGGTATAGAGCCTCTCATCTGTACAGATTTGATTCATCACAAATTTACCAGGTCAAGAATTCCAGATAAAGTTTTTCAGCCTTCAACTGCAGACCATGAAAAATATGGTGGGGATCCAAAGCACCTTCATCAACTGCATATTGTTACCAGAATAAAAACTAGGAAAAGACATCCATTTGGGAAAAAGGTTACAATAAAGATGCTTGGATTAGAAAAAGCACCTACTCCTCAGGTTCACAAGAATATCCCTTCAGTGAAGGCAAAAACGAAAGTGGTTAAACATTTGCTAAGAATCAA aatcaagtccCTGAAGTTGCCACAAGGACTTCCAGCAGAGGAGGACATGTGTAACGCCTGCCTCATGAACACTGGAGAATTAGTAG CATGGCATCTAAACCCTGTGGACCAGGGAGCAATTAAGTCCTAA